In Triticum aestivum cultivar Chinese Spring chromosome 5B, IWGSC CS RefSeq v2.1, whole genome shotgun sequence, the following proteins share a genomic window:
- the LOC123115966 gene encoding protein LURP-one-related 5: MSRIHPNAEASRRLLRHGAGAGAAASAACYTVWMRSSMGFQGTDGFSVYDAGGELAFRVDNYSRRRKIFAGELTLMDGHGAPLLSLRPQIISMHDQWNCYKAPEEGQAKRARSQQLFSVRKCSVLQNNREAEVYMSSACTTTTTTTTTDASASDHGTTGHQSPGFWIEGCFRRRNCKIRRAHDGKEVARIARKKARTAATPDTAPLTLGEDVFSLVVQPDADCTMIMALVVVLDRICWRPYTPLICSS, translated from the exons ATGAGCCGCATACACCCCAACGCGGAGGCCTCCAGGCGTCTCCTGCGacacggcgccggcgccggcgcggctGCCTCGGCGGCGTGCTACACGGTCTGGATGAGGTCCAGCATGGGCTTCCAGGGCACCGACGGCTTCTCCGTCTACGACGCCGGGGGCGAGCTGGCCTTCCGCGTCGACAACTACTCCCGCCGCCGGAAGATCTTCGCCGGCGAGCTCACGCTCATGGACGGCCACGGCGCGCCGCTCCTCTCCCTCAGGCCGCAG ATCATCAGCATGCACGACCAATGGAACTGCTACAAAGCACCAGAAGAAGGCCAAGCAAAGAGGGCAAGATCACAGCAGCTCTTCTCGGTGAGGAAATGCTCGGTCCTGCAGAACAACCGTGAAGCAGAAGTTTACATGTCTTCagcctgcaccaccaccaccaccaccaccaccaccgacgcaTCAGCATCAGACCATGGCACCACTGGCCACCAGTCCCCAGGCTTCTGGATCGAGGGCTGCTTCCGGAGGAGAAACTGCAAGATCCGCAGGGCCcatgacggcaaagaggtggcgaggatcgcgaggaagaaggcgaggacagCTGCGACGCCTGACACGGCGCCCCTGACGCTCGGCGAGGACGTCTTCAGCCTCGTGGTGCAACCGGACGCCGATTGCACGATGATCATGGCCCTCGTCGTCGTTCTGGACCGGATCTGCTGGAGGCCATACACGCCGTTGATATGTTCTTCGTAG